One genomic window of Thermoplasmata archaeon includes the following:
- a CDS encoding type IV toxin-antitoxin system AbiEi family antitoxin, with translation MKNITSTYIIRRLAELQVTSFRDEEFSRLFGLTRTRGYQVLHRLVGSGLLHRIARGRYVVGGPGEGTALGQPFFLATRIVEPSYVGFWSALAYYGWTEQAPRVIFVATTRRSGRKVMGAVSVRFVRLRPSRFFGYAAVRQGNLEFPMAEPEKAIVDSLLLPEHSGGMELVASALREALPGLDRSKLESYAMRTGVRSLASRLGYLLERSGIASESLRPASSSVYVKLDPRGPRRGCYDSRWRVLDNLPEAA, from the coding sequence ATGAAGAATATCACATCGACATACATAATCCGCCGCCTTGCAGAGCTCCAGGTCACCTCCTTCCGCGACGAGGAGTTCAGTCGCCTCTTCGGACTCACTCGAACTCGAGGCTACCAGGTCCTTCACCGGCTCGTGGGTTCGGGGCTCCTCCACCGGATTGCCCGGGGTCGATACGTCGTCGGCGGCCCGGGAGAGGGAACCGCCCTGGGCCAGCCCTTCTTCCTTGCCACGCGGATCGTGGAGCCCTCGTACGTAGGCTTCTGGAGCGCCTTGGCCTACTACGGATGGACCGAGCAGGCGCCTCGCGTGATCTTCGTGGCGACGACGAGGCGGTCGGGTCGAAAGGTCATGGGGGCGGTCTCCGTGCGGTTCGTCCGGCTTCGGCCCTCGCGATTCTTCGGCTATGCGGCCGTCCGCCAAGGGAACCTGGAGTTCCCGATGGCGGAGCCGGAGAAGGCGATCGTCGACTCCCTCCTCCTCCCGGAGCACTCGGGCGGGATGGAGCTCGTGGCCTCGGCGCTGCGGGAGGCCCTGCCCGGCCTGGATCGATCGAAACTCGAGAGCTACGCCATGCGCACGGGCGTCCGGAGTCTCGCCTCCCGCCTCGGATACCTCCTCGAACGGTCGGGCATCGCCTCGGAGTCCCTCCGGCCGGCGAGCTCTTCCGTCTACGTGAAGCTCGACCCCCGCGGCCCCCGACGGGGTTGCTACGACTCGCGCTGGCGGGTGCTCGACAACCTCCCGGAGGCGGCCTGA
- a CDS encoding nucleotidyl transferase AbiEii/AbiGii toxin family protein has product MLARTQLEVIARREGVPLHVVEWDYLQHLFLRHGGHGPLAFKGGTCLRIAYGSPRYSEDLDFNADGEMSEALDHVRAAARRLADYGIRAEVVRRPTREGLAAILRSEGPLYTGDPRSRAGIRLEVSLRHETVATEEVFVPRTPYADVPQLVLRVLTKDHLLAEKVRALLVRGKPRDLYDVHFLLVRGATAPRELLDLKMGLYRRRFTASGLEKGIASARPAWARDLGSLLGQVPPFEPIADEVRARLGVVRPGLGGRRPRRTR; this is encoded by the coding sequence ATGCTCGCGCGTACGCAACTCGAGGTCATCGCGCGGCGGGAGGGCGTCCCGCTCCATGTGGTGGAGTGGGACTACCTCCAGCACCTCTTCCTGCGCCATGGCGGGCACGGGCCGCTGGCGTTCAAGGGGGGCACCTGCCTGCGGATCGCCTACGGGAGCCCGCGCTACTCCGAGGATCTCGACTTCAACGCGGACGGCGAAATGTCCGAGGCCCTGGACCATGTGAGGGCTGCGGCCCGCCGACTCGCGGATTACGGCATTCGGGCCGAGGTCGTGCGGCGTCCGACCCGGGAGGGCCTCGCGGCCATCCTGCGGTCGGAAGGCCCCCTGTACACGGGGGACCCGCGAAGCCGGGCCGGGATCCGCCTCGAGGTCAGCCTGCGGCACGAGACCGTGGCGACCGAGGAGGTGTTCGTGCCTCGGACGCCGTACGCCGACGTACCCCAGCTCGTCCTTCGTGTCCTGACGAAAGACCATCTCCTCGCGGAGAAGGTCCGCGCCCTCCTGGTCCGTGGGAAGCCGCGGGACCTGTACGACGTGCACTTCCTCCTTGTGCGGGGAGCGACCGCGCCTCGTGAACTCTTGGACCTCAAGATGGGCCTCTACCGCCGGCGGTTCACCGCGTCGGGGCTGGAGAAAGGGATCGCTTCCGCGCGACCGGCGTGGGCAAGGGATCTCGGGTCCCTGCTGGGCCAGGTCCCGCCGTTCGAACCAATCGCCGACGAGGTCCGTGCCCGACTAGGCGTGGTTCGACCGGGACTTGGCGGAAGACGGCCTCGGCGGACGCGTTAG